A portion of the Candidatus Microthrix parvicella Bio17-1 genome contains these proteins:
- the prcA gene encoding proteasome subunit alpha produces the protein MTQPFYVAPEQVMKDRADYARKGISRGRSLIGLSCSEAILICAENPSRLLRKISEIYDRIAFAGVGKYNEFDQLRIAGVRSADLKGYAYSREDVDGRSLANGYAQMLGNVFTHEMKPMEVEILVAEVSGVPSDDRLFHILYDGTLIDQSGFTVLGGDADAVRDRVSAEFEGTPDLATGLRLAAAALAGPERALSASDLEVAVLDRQVEHRSFRRLAEGEVDEILGGHVGGATAQTEVESVPEAADLPLAATVTTDTGATDLATAEPRQATGVSSPSESNESKAESDDDEAAGT, from the coding sequence ATGACTCAGCCCTTCTATGTCGCACCCGAACAGGTGATGAAGGATCGGGCCGACTATGCCCGAAAGGGTATTTCCCGGGGCCGCAGCCTGATTGGCCTGTCTTGTAGCGAGGCCATCCTGATCTGCGCTGAGAACCCCAGCCGCCTGCTGCGCAAGATCTCCGAAATCTACGATCGCATCGCCTTTGCGGGCGTGGGTAAGTACAACGAGTTCGACCAACTTCGTATCGCCGGCGTGCGCTCGGCCGACCTCAAGGGGTACGCCTACAGCCGCGAGGACGTCGATGGCCGGAGCCTGGCCAACGGGTACGCCCAGATGCTCGGAAACGTTTTCACCCATGAGATGAAGCCGATGGAGGTGGAGATCCTGGTGGCCGAGGTGTCGGGCGTTCCCTCGGACGACCGCCTCTTTCACATTCTCTACGACGGCACCCTGATCGATCAGTCCGGTTTCACCGTGCTCGGCGGCGACGCGGACGCGGTGCGGGATCGGGTGTCCGCCGAGTTTGAGGGCACCCCGGACCTGGCCACCGGCCTGCGGCTGGCCGCCGCGGCGTTGGCCGGCCCGGAGCGCGCGCTGTCGGCCTCAGACCTGGAGGTGGCCGTCCTTGATCGCCAGGTTGAGCATCGTTCGTTCCGCCGGCTGGCTGAGGGGGAGGTCGACGAGATCTTGGGAGGTCATGTGGGTGGAGCAACCGCCCAAACCGAAGTCGAGTCGGTTCCGGAGGCTGCGGACCTTCCGTTGGCGGCCACCGTCACCACCGACACGGGCGCCACCGACCTGGCCACCGCCGAGCCCCGTCAAGCCACAGGGGTGTCGTCGCCATCGGAATCGAACGAGTCGAAGGCGGAGTCCGATGATGACGAGGCCGCTGGCACCTGA